One segment of Anastrepha obliqua isolate idAnaObli1 chromosome 3, idAnaObli1_1.0, whole genome shotgun sequence DNA contains the following:
- the LOC129242223 gene encoding peritrophin-44-like encodes LGLQLPLLITLLVGFFDNFYCVEVLSADNDICRLFKDGVKLRKPGYCNIGIICQNFKSVDNVACEDSTYPYYDRNTMGCAKSTSDDYCSAPCVTKSNGYIQDPKNCKGWYNCNGKTAISSGYCSDDLLFNSTTIMCDYPENSSCSATFTLCDVVPDSTPFLSEDNCDEYYECVNSKSKSVMQAKACDSGKYFDVNTGTCVAKSHVNCSKHPYPNEVCGNTKLAIRNRFVSDDATCRGYFYCKDLGVGTPDPSPSWGQCPTTTFFDSTQEGCVSRTSVRCGEDRCDGRDDGYELSSTPGCQYYLSCESSRTVEEKYCGDNMWFDAATEKCTSTKKSYTACA; translated from the coding sequence TTAGGTCTTCAATTGCCGTTACTCATAACTCTGCTTGTAGGATTCTTCGATAATTTTTATTGCGTTGAGGTTCTAAGCGCGGACAATGACATTTGCCGACTTTTTAAAGATGGAGTAAAATTACGTAAGCCGGGTTATTGCAACATTGGCATAATATGCCAGAACTTTAAAAGTGTGGATAATGTAGCATGCGAGGATTCTACTTATCCGTATTACGATCGGAATACAATGGGATGTGCAAAAAGTACTTCTGACGACTACTGCTCCGCGCCGTGTGTTACTAAATCAAATGGATACATTCAGGACCCCAAAAATTGCAAAGGCTGGTACAATTGCAATGGTAAAACTGCTATTAGCTCTGGGTATTGTTCCGAcgatttactttttaattccaCCACCATAATGTGCGACTATCCTGAAAACTCTTCCTGTAGTGCCACATTTACTCTCTGCGATGTGGTACCTGATTCAACGCCATTTCTGAGTGAGGATAATTGCGACGAATATTACGAATGTGtcaacagcaaatcaaaatcCGTTATGCAAGCCAAAGCGTGTGATTCTGGCAAATACTTTGACGTTAATACAGGAACTTGTGTGGCCAAAAGCCATGTTAATTGTTCTAAACATCCTTATCCCAATGAAGTGTGCGGCAATACGAAGCTAGCGATAAGAAATCGCTTTGTCAGTGATGATGCAACATGCCGCggatatttttattgcaaagatCTGGGCGTTGGCACACCTGATCCATCACCTAGTTGGGGTCAATGCCCCACAACAACGTTCTTCGATTCAACGCAGGAGGGTTGTGTGTCGCGCACCAGCGTGCGGTGTGGTGAAGATCGTTGCGACGGTCGAGATGACGGTTATGAATTGAGCTCGACACCAGGCTGTCAGTATTATCTAAGTTGTGAGAGCAGTCGTACCGTGGAGGAGAAGTATTGTGGGGACAATATGTGGTTTGATGCTGCAACGGAGAAGTGCACCTCAACTAAGAAATCGTACACAGCTTGCGCCTAA
- the LOC129242835 gene encoding peritrophin-48-like, with amino-acid sequence MKVLALPLTLAIPLALLWAGFIDSSLSADSDDICWFFPNATKIRDPLSCGQYITCIDSVAHYTACTSSTPYFDKETGKCVKTLTNYTGCEISCEENEGLFINDPSSCSGYYFCKTATTPIHGYCPSGTHFNSTTQSCIFRVDSTCELKELDICVITPNGVKIASDTNCGRYYECKKEVLSSKDCATGQYYDPPTGTCLSKWKVACAKHPVPDNVCGTTKSPYINKFVSDGATCRGYYYCAERNVMPDPAPVWGSCPNGTFFDPTTQACANPSSTACPSGADRCEGRSLTFVSSSDKGCRQYLRCKDGKTQEELSCGNKFFNEALGACVSSPITYAFCAS; translated from the exons ATGAAAG ttttagctctACCTTTGACATTAGCTATCCCATTAGCTCTGTTATGGGCCGGCTTTATCGACAGCTCATTGTCAGCTGATAGTGATGACATTTGCTGGTTCTTTCCCAATGCAACCAAGATTCGCGATCCTTTGTCTTGCGGTCAGTACATTACATGCATTGATTCAGTGGCTCATTACACCGCTTGCACTTCAAGTACGCCGTACTTCGATAAAGAAACCGGGAAATGTGTGAAAACGTTGACTAATTACACCGGCTGTGAGATTTCGTGTGAAGAAAATGAGGGTCTATTCATTAATGATCCTTCATCCTGCAGCGGTTATTACTTTTGCAAAACTGCGACAACACCAATTCATGGGTATTGTCCGAGCGGCACACATTTCAATTCCACGACCCAATCGTGCATCTTTAGAGTCGATTCTACGTGTGAGCTGAAGGAACTCGATATTTGTGTTATCACCCCGAATGGAGTCAAAATTGCAAGTGATACAAATTGCGGTCGATATTATGAGTGTAAGAAGGAAGTGCTCTCGTCCAAAGACTGCGCAACAGGTCAATACTATGATCCACCCACCGGCACTTGTTTGAGCAAGTGGAAGGTGGCCTGTGCGAAACACCCGGTGCCCGATAATGTGTGCGGCACGACAAAAAGCccctacataaataaattcgtttcggatggtgcaacttgtcgtGGCTACTACTATTGTGCCGAAAGGAATGTCATGCCTGACCCTGCACCAGTATGGGGCAGCTGCCCTAATGGCACCTTCTTCGATCCCACTACACAAGCTTGCGCAAATCCTTCGAGTACCGCATGTCCCAGTGGAGCAGATCGTTGCGAAGGACGTTCGTTAACCTTTGTGAGTTCCAGCGATAAAGGTTGCCGTCAATATTTACGTTGCAAAGATGGCAAGACCCAAGAGGAATTGAGTTGTGGCAATAAGTTCTTCAATGAAGCCTTAGGCGCTTGCGTATCTTCGCCTATTACTTACGCATTCTGTGCTTCATAA
- the LOC129242224 gene encoding peritrophin-44-like: MQQKSLLSLFVIFCCLYGFVESDTILPDPAGLCSLFQDGTRIRKPGSCTEYIHCANSTGITYSCPSTQKFDRSKQSCVLEANLSDTDDYCRNRCEGIDGKWITDPASCKGYLYCKSGQSFQGYCPSDYVFNEKDAICDFADNYNCNVVPEICDLVPNGMQYRDTTDCNKYYTCTKGVSVSTTCTKNTHYNVQTKSCGQQWLDSSCIPTFTCGTNTKILTGFQSDGATCRGYFYCRDLGTERDLEPGYGQCPEGTFFHQSTQACIDPLKSDCAYNRCQGRNITYVQTNNDNCRNFILCENGVATKTQRCSGDKFFDEKMQACVTNIVSYDCCDGK, from the exons ATGCAACAAAAAT CGTTACTGTCCCTCTTTGTGATTTTCTGCTGTCTATATGGTTTCGTCGAAAGTGATACCATCTTGCCCGATCCCGCTGGACTCTGCAGTCTGTTCCAG gatGGTACTCGTATTCGGAAGCCCGGCTCATGCACAGAGTATATTCATTGTGCCAACTCCACGGGCATTACCTACTCATGCCCATCCACACAGAAGTTCGATCGTAGTAAGCAAAGCTGCGTCTTAGAAGCAAATCTATCGGACACTGACGACTATTGCAGAAATCGTTGTGAGGGTATTGACGGCAAATGGATCACCGACCCCGCTTCCTGCAAGGGATATCTCTATTGCAAATCAGGGCAATCATTCCAGGGTTATTGTCCAAGTGATTATGTTTTCAACGAAAAAGATGCAATCTGCGATTTTGCGGATAACTACAATTGTAATGTGGTGCCAGAAATTTGTGACTTGGTGCCGAATGGAATGCAATACCGCGACACAACTGACTGCAATAAATACTACACGTGTACGAAAGGCGTAAGTGTGAGCACCACGTGCACCAAAAACACGCATTACAATGTGCAAACGAAATCTTGTGGCCAACAATGGCTGGATAGCTCTTGCATACCCACTTTCACCTGTGGAACAAATACGAAAATACTTACAGGCTTCCAATCGGATGGCGCTACATGTCGTGGCTATTTCTATTGTCGCGATCTGGGCACCGAACGGGACTTGGAACCTGGCTATGGCCAATGTCCTGAGGGTACGTTTTTCCACCAAAGTACTCAAGCATGTATCGATCCGCTCAAGTCAGACTGCGCATAtaatcgatgtcaaggtcgcaaTATTACTTACGTGCAGACTAACAATGATAACTGCCGAAACTTTATCCTTTGCGAGAATGGTGTAGCGACTAAAACACAACGTTGCTCTGGTGAcaagttttttgatgaaaaaatgcaGGCTTGTGTAACCAATATAGTTTCGTATGATTGCTGTGATGGGAAGTAA